A region of Drosophila mauritiana strain mau12 chromosome 3L, ASM438214v1, whole genome shotgun sequence DNA encodes the following proteins:
- the LOC117141938 gene encoding uncharacterized protein LOC117141938 isoform X5 produces MDPNSSPWSYAYNRIVPASAGSSGGTAEDFQHPHLATITAASIASFNAAAASGGSFVPPSPIGSYNPVFQQIYHHAAAASVQPKPAHYASSAVSTPHRQLQLPSSLDKQLSSFQNQAAVSAAAAAVVNNVASNYYGENSSSSGASPSPTTVALTSTSLTWNTPNMISNTFLAMQQQQAQQQQQQAQQQQQQAQQQQQQAQQQQLNLVADKVEEVKPPPKPAKTPRKRQPKKTLIPSSSDYGNVRSPQEPQHHQLQQQQQQQQQHNQQQQQQNTYYDFNSKWNAPLKTENNAASVSPAATINIPTYPQQSQQQQHQQQQAQQQQQQHLPQPAHLQSSQAQSHLTQLAQYYPAFPQPIASQYTACMQQQQQQQQQQQQQQQQQAAYTQQQHQQAYTQQQQQQAQQQRQEKSEATQQQEEEANAAAAAAAAAAASNKVIVPNIEEELDFLADATATPKQGYANSLSSNGRGTNSSTNNTNFGIRNPNKTPSPEPTNCPPNSHASNNGHGHSAVTPAAPSSTGVSASTAYSPVAPKPVSVGTLIGEKKTQFMDSYLKFLQGERDDDPPPVVKPSRKLNYPRAPYKRKGKGSGSGDEPTTSQATQSAGDAVQAVDGLAGLVGDDGHRIKILSQTQILPKKRPHAQMVAAAAAAESAPSSSVIQQPGDQTSFRPYAQQQQQQAQQQQQQSMSGQHFVQQHCAQLTAGAGQDPLSVPPRREQCSRKAKQSSMHAMLMNSSSVAGDGGVVGEPDEFTDSDTDPVWTPQEEDSDDGKGYGKRKLARRSKGTPRKNTYDHSSDLQQQQQQHHQQLQQMQVNQQLHQQQQQVQQMTGGESSYNSQQNMSGVADVGYASASSGAAANSENFKTGDFIVLRSDLVNDWPTIWQVDSKCILQKYEPFRQNGKTFYRNMSKYASWNLETKKLYLKAPVRIQLHSHTETIVEFMRSELLADDTEQFIEKIMEDYLSYRDNFEIYIQTMISQALDPSFFSEITREKDDYFLGSVRVVDNIMESCKRKLLAITPWTRSTISSIETWPKCHVFSEWEQNNLTQKNCAGCHQPGIAVRFLLFGEPYNPNTMQTIPVDPRIVYEKDIVLCRICAARADLFHKIAHEKFNLFINCSQRVTEQQQQFPGKTSTEILNDLLAEHNWIDELFRNMRNCWAEVESLERQKRFREVMQ; encoded by the exons ATGGATCCCAATTCCAGTCCCTGGTCATACGCCTACAACCGCATCGTGCCCGCCAGTGCCGGAAGCTCCGGCGGAACAGCAGAGGACTTCCAGCATCCACACCTGGCCACCATAACGGCAGCAAGCATCGCCAGCTTCAATGCGGCGGCCGCCAGTGGTGGCAGCTTTGTGCCTCCGTCACCGATTGGCAGCTACAACCCAGTATTCCAGCAGATCTACCACCATGCGGCGGCGGCCAGTGTCCAGCCAAAGCCCGCCCACTATGCCTCGTCGGCGGTGAGCACGCCGCAccgccagctgcagctgcccAGTTCGCTGGACAAGCAGCTCAGTTCGTTCCAGAACCAGGCGGCCGTGTCGGCGGCAGCGGCTGCTGTAGTCAACAACGTGGCCTCGAACTACTACGGGGAGAACTCCTCGTCGAGTGGAGCCTCACCATCGCCCACAACGGTGGCGCTGACGTCGACGTCGCTGACCTGGAACACGCCGAACATGATATCGAACACCTTCCTGGccatgcaacagcagcaggcgcagcagcaacagcagcaggcgcagcagcagcagcaacaggcccaacagcaacagcagcaggcgcaacagcaacagctgaACCTGGTGGCCGACAAAGTG GAGGAGGTGAAGCCGCCGCCGAAACCAGCGAAGACTCCGCGCAAGCGCCAACCGAAGAAAACGCTCATCCCCAGTAGCAGCGACTACGGCAATGTGCGCAGTCCCCAGGAGCCGCAGCATCatcagttgcagcagcagcagcaacaacaacagcagcacaatcagcaacagcagcaacagaacACGTACTACGACTTCAATAGCAAGTGGAATGCTCCGCTCAAGACGGAAAACAATGCGGCGTCCGTTTCGCCGGCGGCCACAATCAACATACCCACATATCCTCAGCAgagccaacagcagcagcaccagcagcagcaagcgcagcaacagcagcagcagcacttgccACAGCCGGCACACCTGCAGTCTTCGCAGGCCCAGTCACACTTGACCCAGTTGGCGCAATACTATCCAGCCTTCCCCCAGCCCATTGCCTCCCAGTACACTGCCTGcatgcagcaacagcaacaacagcagcagcaacaacaacagcagcagcaacagcaggcggCCTAtacgcagcagcaacaccagcaggCCTAcacacagcaacagcagcagcaggcgcagcagcagcgtcAGGAGAAGAGCGAAGCCACTCAACAGCAAGAGGAGGAGGCGAATGCGgctgcagcggcggcggcagcagcagcggccaGCAACAAGGTCATCGTGCCTAACATCGAAGAGGAACTGGACTTTTTGGCGGATGCCACAGCAACACCGAAGCAGGGCTATGCCAACTCATTGTCCAGCAACGGACGTGGCACCAACTCCTCCACGAATAACACGAACTTTGGCATACGTAATCCGAACAAGACTCCTTCCCCGGAGCCAACGAACTGTCCACCCAACTCGCACGCCTCCAACAATGGGCATGGTCATTCGGCGGTGACGCCCGCGGCGCCTTCAAGCACCGGAGTCAGTGCATCCACGGCGTACAGTCCTGTTGCTCCCAAGCCTGTGAGCGTGGGCACCCTGATTGGGGAGAAGAAGACTCAGTTTATGGACAGCTATCTGAAGTTTCTGCAGGGCGAGCGGGACGACGATCCGCCGCCGGTGGTGAAGCCATCGCGGAAGTTAAATTACCCACGAGCTCCATACAAGCGGAAAGGCAAGGGTTCTGGGAGCGGAGATGAGCCCACAACCTCACAGGCCACACAGTCAGCGGGGGATGCCGTCCAGGCAGTTGATGGACTGGCAGGTCTCGTCGGCGATGATGGGCATCGTATCAAAATACTCTCGCAGACGCAAATACTCCCCAAGAAGCGTCCGCACGCCCAAATGGTGGCTGCTGCAGCCGCGGCGGAGTCGGCACCTTCGTCGTCGGTGATCCAGCAGCCCGGGGATCAAACCTCCTTCCGGCCAtacgcccagcagcagcagcagcaggcgcaacagcagcagcagcaatcgaTGAGCGGACAGCACTTTGTGCAGCAGCATTGCGCCCAACTGACAGCTGGAGCGGGTCAAG ACCCCTTGAGTGTGCCGCCGCGACGGGAGCAATGCTCCCGCAAGGCCAAGCAGAGCAGCATGCATGCCATGCTCATGAATTCCAGTTCTGTTGCCGGCGATGGTGGAGTAGTTGGCGAGCCGGATGAGTTCACCGACTCGGACACGGATCCTGTATGGACTCCGCAGGAGGAAGAC AGCGATGATGGAAAGGGCTATGGGAAACGAAAGTTGGCTCGCCGGTCGAAGGGCACTCCTCGCAAGAACACCTACGACCATTCCTCAGAcctgcaacaacagcagcagcaacaccaccagcaactgcagcagatGCAGGTCAACCAGCAActtcaccagcagcagcaacaggtgcAGCAAATGACGGGTGGCGAATCAAGCTACAATTCGCAACAGAATATGTCCGGAGTGGCGGATGTGGGATATGCCAGCGCATCATCGGGTGCAGCTGCCAACTCGGAGAACTTTAAA ACGGGCGACTTCATAGTTTTGCGATCGGATCTCGTGAACGATTGGCCCACCATTTGGCAGGTGGActcaaagtgcattttgcaAAAGTACGAGCCCTTCCGCCAAAACGGAAAGACCTTCTATCGCAACATGTCGAAG TACGCCTCTTGGAATCTCGAAACGAAGAAACTCTACCTCAAAGCGCCGGTGCGCATTCAACTGCATTCACACACCGAAACGATTGTCGAGTTCATGCGATCAGAGTTGCTGGCCGACGATACCGAGCAGTTTATTGAAAAGATCATGGAGGACTACCTGTCCTACAGGGATAATTTTGAGATCTATATTCAGACTATGATCTCCCAGGCCCTCGATCCAAGCTTCTTCTCGGAAATAACGCGGGAAAAGG ACGACTACTTTTTGGGCAGTGTTCGCGTGGTAGACAATATCATGGAAAGCTGCAAGCGCAAGCTGCTGGCCATCACTCCTTGGACACGGAGTACAATCTCCTCCATCGAGACGTGGCCCAAGTGCCATGTGTTCTCCGAGTGGGAGCAAAACAATCTTACCCAGAAGAATTGCGCCGGTTGCCACCAGCCAGGCATCGCTGTGCGCTTCCTCCTCTTCGGGGAGCCGTACAATCCGAACACCATGCAGACTATTCCCGTTGATCCGCGTATCGTCTATGAAAAG GATATTGTTCTATGCCGCATCTGTGCCGCTCGTGCAGACCTCTTCCACAAGATTGCACACGAAAAGTTCAATCTGTTCATCAACTGCTCGCAGCGGGTGaccgagcagcagcaacagttcCCAGGAAAGACGTCAACAGAAATATTGAATGATCTGCTGGCCGAACACAACTGGATCGACGAG CTCTTCCGCAACATGCGCAACTGCTGGGCCGAGGTGGAGAGTCTGGAGAGGCAGAAGCGCTTCCGGGAGGTCATGCAGTAG
- the LOC117141938 gene encoding probable serine/threonine-protein kinase yakA isoform X1 → MDPNSSPWSYAYNRIVPASAGSSGGTAEDFQHPHLATITAASIASFNAAAASGGSFVPPSPIGSYNPVFQQIYHHAAAASVQPKPAHYASSAVSTPHRQLQLPSSLDKQLSSFQNQAAVSAAAAAVVNNVASNYYGENSSSSGASPSPTTVALTSTSLTWNTPNMISNTFLAMQQQQAQQQQQQAQQQQQQAQQQQQQAQQQQLNLVADKVQIKQEKQLKAYNDSIYLIQLQQQQHQQQAAAQQQQQQLQQQLQQEIAEADTEPDTYYTIDGRKVKVTRKDGQPYRATIVDQQDGSPVPLAVPVPAGSYPAQYASPALSSADGSPITNLHAVDVVSTPQAQVIVYKTASPVQRRQEAGAGSSAAATPTTVAYSSVIQSTLQQQQQQQNLCWTKLDDDGAGQEDIKNVLHLQVKQEQRQLDFASEASSVDAGGGGENLVFNLPPGLEIKQTFYPAGVVDGEQLQLQEHNQNQSQSAGRRQHVVANMIMSPSAGNLASQIQVVPKEEVKPPPKPAKTPRKRQPKKTLIPSSSDYGNVRSPQEPQHHQLQQQQQQQQQHNQQQQQQNTYYDFNSKWNAPLKTENNAASVSPAATINIPTYPQQSQQQQHQQQQAQQQQQQHLPQPAHLQSSQAQSHLTQLAQYYPAFPQPIASQYTACMQQQQQQQQQQQQQQQQQAAYTQQQHQQAYTQQQQQQAQQQRQEKSEATQQQEEEANAAAAAAAAAAASNKVIVPNIEEELDFLADATATPKQGYANSLSSNGRGTNSSTNNTNFGIRNPNKTPSPEPTNCPPNSHASNNGHGHSAVTPAAPSSTGVSASTAYSPVAPKPVSVGTLIGEKKTQFMDSYLKFLQGERDDDPPPVVKPSRKLNYPRAPYKRKGKGSGSGDEPTTSQATQSAGDAVQAVDGLAGLVGDDGHRIKILSQTQILPKKRPHAQMVAAAAAAESAPSSSVIQQPGDQTSFRPYAQQQQQQAQQQQQQSMSGQHFVQQHCAQLTAGAGQDPLSVPPRREQCSRKAKQSSMHAMLMNSSSVAGDGGVVGEPDEFTDSDTDPVWTPQEEDSDDGKGYGKRKLARRSKGTPRKNTYDHSSDLQQQQQQHHQQLQQMQVNQQLHQQQQQVQQMTGGESSYNSQQNMSGVADVGYASASSGAAANSENFKTGDFIVLRSDLVNDWPTIWQVDSKCILQKYEPFRQNGKTFYRNMSKYASWNLETKKLYLKAPVRIQLHSHTETIVEFMRSELLADDTEQFIEKIMEDYLSYRDNFEIYIQTMISQALDPSFFSEITREKDDYFLGSVRVVDNIMESCKRKLLAITPWTRSTISSIETWPKCHVFSEWEQNNLTQKNCAGCHQPGIAVRFLLFGEPYNPNTMQTIPVDPRIVYEKDIVLCRICAARADLFHKIAHEKFNLFINCSQRVTEQQQQFPGKTSTEILNDLLAEHNWIDELFRNMRNCWAEVESLERQKRFREVMQ, encoded by the exons ATGGATCCCAATTCCAGTCCCTGGTCATACGCCTACAACCGCATCGTGCCCGCCAGTGCCGGAAGCTCCGGCGGAACAGCAGAGGACTTCCAGCATCCACACCTGGCCACCATAACGGCAGCAAGCATCGCCAGCTTCAATGCGGCGGCCGCCAGTGGTGGCAGCTTTGTGCCTCCGTCACCGATTGGCAGCTACAACCCAGTATTCCAGCAGATCTACCACCATGCGGCGGCGGCCAGTGTCCAGCCAAAGCCCGCCCACTATGCCTCGTCGGCGGTGAGCACGCCGCAccgccagctgcagctgcccAGTTCGCTGGACAAGCAGCTCAGTTCGTTCCAGAACCAGGCGGCCGTGTCGGCGGCAGCGGCTGCTGTAGTCAACAACGTGGCCTCGAACTACTACGGGGAGAACTCCTCGTCGAGTGGAGCCTCACCATCGCCCACAACGGTGGCGCTGACGTCGACGTCGCTGACCTGGAACACGCCGAACATGATATCGAACACCTTCCTGGccatgcaacagcagcaggcgcagcagcaacagcagcaggcgcagcagcagcagcaacaggcccaacagcaacagcagcaggcgcaacagcaacagctgaACCTGGTGGCCGACAAAGTG CAGATTAAGCAggaaaagcaattaaaagccTACAACGACTCGATTTACCTGAtccaactgcaacagcagcagcaccaacaacaggcagcggcgcagcagcaacagcagcagctccagcagcaactgcaacaggaGATCGCCGAGGCAGACACGGAACCGGACACCTATTACACCATTGATGGCCGAAAGGTCAAGGTGACGCGGAAGGATGGCCAGCCGTATCGGGCAACGATAGTAGACCAACAGGATGGCAGTCCGGTGCCGCTGGCAGTGCCAGTTCCGGCGGGATCCTATCCGGCGCAATATGCCAGTCCGGCGCTCAGCTCCGCAGATGGATCGCCCATCACGAATTTACATGCGGTGGACGTGGTCAGCACACCGCAGGCCCAGGTGATCGTCTACAAGACGGCGTCCCCTGTGCAAAGGCGGCAAGAAGCGGGCGCTGGATCGTCTGCTGCTGCCACACCCACCACGGTGGCCTACTCATCTGTGATACAAAGCAccctgcagcaacagcagcagcagcagaacctCTGCTGGACGAAGCTGGATGACGATGGAGCGGGGCAGGAGGACATTAAGAACGTGCTGCATCTGCAGGTGAAACAAGAACAGCGGCAGCTCGATTTTGCCAGTGAGGCATCCTCAGTGGACGCCGGTGGTGGTGGCGAAAATCTAGTGTTCAACCTGCCGCCCGGGCTGGAGATCAAGCAAACCTTCTATCCCGCGGGCGTGGTCGATGgggagcaactgcagctgcaggAGCACAATCAGAACCAATCCCAGTCCGCCGGTCGGCGCCAGCACGTGGTGGCCAACATGATCATGTCGCCGTCGGCGGGCAACTTAGCGTCACAGATTCAAGTAGTGCCAAAG GAGGAGGTGAAGCCGCCGCCGAAACCAGCGAAGACTCCGCGCAAGCGCCAACCGAAGAAAACGCTCATCCCCAGTAGCAGCGACTACGGCAATGTGCGCAGTCCCCAGGAGCCGCAGCATCatcagttgcagcagcagcagcaacaacaacagcagcacaatcagcaacagcagcaacagaacACGTACTACGACTTCAATAGCAAGTGGAATGCTCCGCTCAAGACGGAAAACAATGCGGCGTCCGTTTCGCCGGCGGCCACAATCAACATACCCACATATCCTCAGCAgagccaacagcagcagcaccagcagcagcaagcgcagcaacagcagcagcagcacttgccACAGCCGGCACACCTGCAGTCTTCGCAGGCCCAGTCACACTTGACCCAGTTGGCGCAATACTATCCAGCCTTCCCCCAGCCCATTGCCTCCCAGTACACTGCCTGcatgcagcaacagcaacaacagcagcagcaacaacaacagcagcagcaacagcaggcggCCTAtacgcagcagcaacaccagcaggCCTAcacacagcaacagcagcagcaggcgcagcagcagcgtcAGGAGAAGAGCGAAGCCACTCAACAGCAAGAGGAGGAGGCGAATGCGgctgcagcggcggcggcagcagcagcggccaGCAACAAGGTCATCGTGCCTAACATCGAAGAGGAACTGGACTTTTTGGCGGATGCCACAGCAACACCGAAGCAGGGCTATGCCAACTCATTGTCCAGCAACGGACGTGGCACCAACTCCTCCACGAATAACACGAACTTTGGCATACGTAATCCGAACAAGACTCCTTCCCCGGAGCCAACGAACTGTCCACCCAACTCGCACGCCTCCAACAATGGGCATGGTCATTCGGCGGTGACGCCCGCGGCGCCTTCAAGCACCGGAGTCAGTGCATCCACGGCGTACAGTCCTGTTGCTCCCAAGCCTGTGAGCGTGGGCACCCTGATTGGGGAGAAGAAGACTCAGTTTATGGACAGCTATCTGAAGTTTCTGCAGGGCGAGCGGGACGACGATCCGCCGCCGGTGGTGAAGCCATCGCGGAAGTTAAATTACCCACGAGCTCCATACAAGCGGAAAGGCAAGGGTTCTGGGAGCGGAGATGAGCCCACAACCTCACAGGCCACACAGTCAGCGGGGGATGCCGTCCAGGCAGTTGATGGACTGGCAGGTCTCGTCGGCGATGATGGGCATCGTATCAAAATACTCTCGCAGACGCAAATACTCCCCAAGAAGCGTCCGCACGCCCAAATGGTGGCTGCTGCAGCCGCGGCGGAGTCGGCACCTTCGTCGTCGGTGATCCAGCAGCCCGGGGATCAAACCTCCTTCCGGCCAtacgcccagcagcagcagcagcaggcgcaacagcagcagcagcaatcgaTGAGCGGACAGCACTTTGTGCAGCAGCATTGCGCCCAACTGACAGCTGGAGCGGGTCAAG ACCCCTTGAGTGTGCCGCCGCGACGGGAGCAATGCTCCCGCAAGGCCAAGCAGAGCAGCATGCATGCCATGCTCATGAATTCCAGTTCTGTTGCCGGCGATGGTGGAGTAGTTGGCGAGCCGGATGAGTTCACCGACTCGGACACGGATCCTGTATGGACTCCGCAGGAGGAAGAC AGCGATGATGGAAAGGGCTATGGGAAACGAAAGTTGGCTCGCCGGTCGAAGGGCACTCCTCGCAAGAACACCTACGACCATTCCTCAGAcctgcaacaacagcagcagcaacaccaccagcaactgcagcagatGCAGGTCAACCAGCAActtcaccagcagcagcaacaggtgcAGCAAATGACGGGTGGCGAATCAAGCTACAATTCGCAACAGAATATGTCCGGAGTGGCGGATGTGGGATATGCCAGCGCATCATCGGGTGCAGCTGCCAACTCGGAGAACTTTAAA ACGGGCGACTTCATAGTTTTGCGATCGGATCTCGTGAACGATTGGCCCACCATTTGGCAGGTGGActcaaagtgcattttgcaAAAGTACGAGCCCTTCCGCCAAAACGGAAAGACCTTCTATCGCAACATGTCGAAG TACGCCTCTTGGAATCTCGAAACGAAGAAACTCTACCTCAAAGCGCCGGTGCGCATTCAACTGCATTCACACACCGAAACGATTGTCGAGTTCATGCGATCAGAGTTGCTGGCCGACGATACCGAGCAGTTTATTGAAAAGATCATGGAGGACTACCTGTCCTACAGGGATAATTTTGAGATCTATATTCAGACTATGATCTCCCAGGCCCTCGATCCAAGCTTCTTCTCGGAAATAACGCGGGAAAAGG ACGACTACTTTTTGGGCAGTGTTCGCGTGGTAGACAATATCATGGAAAGCTGCAAGCGCAAGCTGCTGGCCATCACTCCTTGGACACGGAGTACAATCTCCTCCATCGAGACGTGGCCCAAGTGCCATGTGTTCTCCGAGTGGGAGCAAAACAATCTTACCCAGAAGAATTGCGCCGGTTGCCACCAGCCAGGCATCGCTGTGCGCTTCCTCCTCTTCGGGGAGCCGTACAATCCGAACACCATGCAGACTATTCCCGTTGATCCGCGTATCGTCTATGAAAAG GATATTGTTCTATGCCGCATCTGTGCCGCTCGTGCAGACCTCTTCCACAAGATTGCACACGAAAAGTTCAATCTGTTCATCAACTGCTCGCAGCGGGTGaccgagcagcagcaacagttcCCAGGAAAGACGTCAACAGAAATATTGAATGATCTGCTGGCCGAACACAACTGGATCGACGAG CTCTTCCGCAACATGCGCAACTGCTGGGCCGAGGTGGAGAGTCTGGAGAGGCAGAAGCGCTTCCGGGAGGTCATGCAGTAG